In Aegilops tauschii subsp. strangulata cultivar AL8/78 chromosome 3, Aet v6.0, whole genome shotgun sequence, one genomic interval encodes:
- the LOC109781644 gene encoding peroxidase 2 — MATNKLAALVVLVAFLAGPAACEGINICLNFNGWLKPSILDPLFCPRGSGPPVPSPSGSGLSYGYYNTRCPTAEKIIKDAVKKAVDENPGIGAGLIRLFFHDCFVRGCDASVLLNTTNSQNSDTEREGLPNKDSLRGFEVIDEAKTAIEAACNNTVSCADIVAFAARDASYFLSNGSINIRMPGGRYDGRQSFANETDQLPGPFSNVAQLQASFAAKGLTSDEMVTLSGAHTIGRARCMFFSSRFSEMDPAYAAKLRAECNGNGNTNVNQDDVTSNVLDKQYYQNVLDNKVLFTSDAVLNSTVTRAQVTENADKAGEWERKFEKAMEKMGKIKGDQQGLEIRKVCWRVNNVGQY, encoded by the exons ATGGCGACTAATAAGCTCGCAGCGCTCGTCGTCTTGGTCGCGTTCCTCGCCGGGCCCGCGGCGTGCGAGGGTATCAACATTTGCCTCAACTTCAACGGCTGGCTGAAGCCATCCATTCTGGACCCGCTGTTCTGTCCTCGCGGCTCCGGCCCTCCGGTCCCTTCTCCCTCGGGGTCAGGGCTCAGCTACGGCTATTACAACACCAGGTGCCCTACCGCGGAGAAGATCATCAAGGATGCCGTGAAGAAGGCCGTGGATGAGAACCCCGGCATTGGCGCGGGGCTCATCCGTCTCTTCTTCCACGACTGCTTCGTTCGG GGATGCGATGCTTCCGTCCTCCTCAACACGACCAACTCCCAGAACAGCGACACGGAGAGGGAAGGCCTTCCCAACAAGGACAGCCTGCGAGGGTTCGAGGTAATCGACGAGGCCAAGACGGCGATCGAGGCCGCCTGCAACAATACAGTCTCATGCGCAGACATTGTCGCCTTCGCCGCCCGCGACGCGTCCTACTTCCTCAGCAACGGCAGCATCAATATCCGGATGCCAGGCGGCCGCTACGACGGGCGCCAGTCCTTCGCCAACGAGACCGACCAGCTGCCCGGGCCCTTCTCCAACGTCGCGCAGCTCCAGGCGAGCTTCGCGGCCAAGGGGCTCACCTCCGACGAGATGGTCACGCTCTCCGGCGCGCACACCATCGGCCGCGCCCGCTGCATGTTCTTCTCCAGCCGCTTCTCTGAGATGGACCCGGCATATGCCGCCAAGCTCAGGGCCGAGTGCAACGGCAACGGCAACACCAACGTGAACCAAGACGATGTGACCTCCAACGTCCTGGACAAGCAGTACTACCAGAACGTGCTCGACAACAAAGTGTTGTTCACCTCGGACGCCGTGCTCAACTCGACGGTAACGAGAGCGCAGGTGACAGAAAACGCGGACAAGGCCGGAGAGTGGGAGAGGAAGTTCGAGAAAGCCATGGAGAAAATGGGGAAAATCAAAGGCGACCAGCAAGGCCTGGAGATCAGGAAGGTATGCTGGAGAGTCAACAACGTTGGCCAGTACTAA
- the LOC109781733 gene encoding peroxidase 2 produces MATNKLAALVVLVAFLAGPAACEGINICLNFNGWLKPSILDPLFCPRGSGPPVPSPSGSGLSYGYYNTRCPTAEKIIKDAVKKAVDENPGIGAGLIRLFFHDCFVRGCDASVLLNTTNSQNSDTEREGLPNKDSLRGFEVIDEAKTAIEAACNNTVSCADIVAFAARDASYFLSNGSINIRMPGGRYDGRESFANETDQLPGPFSNVAQLQASFAAKGLTSDEMVTLSGAHTIGRARCMFFSSRFSEMDPAYAAKLRAECNGNGNTNVNQDDVTSNVLDKQYYQNVLDNKVLFTSDAVLNSTVTRAQVTENADKAGEWERKFEKAMEKMGKIKGDQQGLEIRKVCWRVNNVGQY; encoded by the exons ATGGCGACTAATAAGCTCGCAGCGCTCGTCGTCTTGGTCGCGTTCCTCGCCGGGCCCGCGGCGTGCGAGGGTATCAACATTTGCCTCAACTTCAACGGCTGGCTGAAGCCATCCATTCTGGACCCGCTGTTCTGTCCTCGCGGCTCCGGCCCTCCGGTCCCTTCTCCCTCGGGGTCAGGGCTCAGCTACGGCTATTACAACACCAGGTGCCCTACCGCGGAGAAGATCATCAAGGATGCCGTGAAGAAGGCCGTGGATGAGAACCCCGGCATTGGCGCGGGGCTCATCCGTCTCTTCTTCCACGACTGCTTCGTTCGG GGATGCGATGCTTCCGTCCTCCTCAACACGACCAACTCCCAGAACAGCGACACGGAGAGGGAAGGCCTTCCCAACAAGGACAGCCTGCGAGGGTTCGAGGTAATCGACGAGGCCAAGACGGCGATCGAGGCCGCCTGCAACAATACAGTCTCATGCGCAGACATTGTCGCCTTCGCCGCCCGCGACGCGTCCTACTTCCTCAGCAACGGCAGCATCAATATCCGGATGCCAGGCGGCCGCTACGACGGGCGCGAGTCCTTCGCCAACGAGACCGACCAGCTGCCCGGGCCCTTCTCCAACGTCGCGCAGCTCCAGGCGAGCTTCGCGGCCAAGGGGCTCACCTCCGACGAGATGGTCACGCTCTCCGGCGCGCACACCATCGGCCGCGCCCGCTGCATGTTCTTCTCCAGCCGCTTCTCTGAGATGGACCCGGCATATGCCGCCAAGCTCAGGGCCGAGTGCAACGGCAACGGCAACACCAACGTGAACCAAGACGATGTGACCTCCAACGTCCTGGACAAGCAGTACTACCAGAACGTGCTCGACAACAAAGTGTTGTTCACCTCGGACGCCGTGCTCAACTCGACGGTAACGAGAGCGCAGGTGACAGAAAACGCGGACAAGGCCGGAGAGTGGGAGAGGAAGTTCGAGAAAGCCATGGAGAAAATGGGGAAAATCAAAGGCGACCAGCAAGGCCTGGAGATCAGGAAGGTATGCTGGAGAGTCAACAACGTTGGCCAGTACTAA